In Fimbriimonadia bacterium, a genomic segment contains:
- a CDS encoding PEP-CTERM sorting domain-containing protein has product MKRYITLLLASGFVASAFAQGTDCGLIKKWDQMDAIDSYGGASWLDYDTPSDAISADDFLCTDLQPIVAVKFAGWSYYGNIWIDNFVIRFWTDVPATPDDASHPGTLLHEIRVDNAAAQCEPGWWDNGDGTFMAIFRPDQYFFQEGTPTNPQVYWISIQGEMITDGYFDAFYWNFRQRGYNWNDDAAFASNYFGYAPWANWGVDPSDTVSLYDGVLPSGWRSLDMAYTLYTIPEPGTIAALGAGLVGLLALRRRK; this is encoded by the coding sequence ATGAAACGATACATCACGCTTCTGCTAGCGAGCGGATTCGTCGCCTCCGCGTTTGCCCAGGGCACTGACTGCGGCTTGATCAAGAAGTGGGACCAGATGGACGCCATCGACTCGTACGGTGGTGCCAGCTGGCTCGACTACGATACGCCGAGCGACGCGATCTCAGCGGACGACTTCCTGTGCACGGACCTTCAGCCGATCGTGGCTGTGAAGTTCGCTGGCTGGTCATACTACGGGAACATCTGGATTGACAACTTCGTGATCAGGTTCTGGACAGACGTTCCTGCCACTCCCGACGACGCGAGCCATCCCGGCACGCTGCTCCACGAGATTCGCGTGGACAACGCTGCCGCGCAGTGCGAGCCCGGCTGGTGGGACAATGGCGACGGCACGTTCATGGCCATCTTCCGGCCCGATCAGTACTTCTTCCAGGAAGGCACTCCGACCAATCCTCAGGTCTACTGGATCAGCATCCAGGGCGAGATGATCACGGACGGGTACTTCGATGCGTTCTACTGGAACTTCCGGCAGCGTGGCTATAACTGGAACGACGACGCAGCGTTCGCGTCCAACTACTTCGGCTACGCGCCCTGGGCGAACTGGGGCGTTGATCCGTCCGACACTGTGAGCCTGTATGACGGCGTTCTGCCGTCGGGCTGGCGGTCGCTCGATATGGCGTACACCTTGTACACCATTCCCGAGCCGGGGACTATCGCCGCACTCGGCGCTGGCCTCGTCGGCCTGCTGGCGCTCCGCCGCCGCAAGTAG
- a CDS encoding TlpA family protein disulfide reductase yields MNQPSPNQHRLAYRLTWLSVMLLACWCVAQQGPTRVDRKTFVGKPALDFSVTDLDGNPLLLSSLKGKVVYIEFWTSYHTECVERMKEIQRLFEATDRNHLVILPVTAESNLIAQDFLRAHQMTVPAYTDSSGAAHATYLVHAMPLSVVVDKSGTVVEYVQPEGDFASVLQALRKAGIVVKGSSNKT; encoded by the coding sequence ATGAACCAGCCGTCACCCAACCAACATCGTCTAGCCTACCGCCTGACTTGGCTGTCGGTGATGCTGCTTGCCTGCTGGTGCGTGGCTCAGCAGGGACCGACTCGGGTCGACCGCAAGACCTTCGTTGGCAAGCCGGCGCTCGATTTCAGCGTGACAGACCTCGATGGCAACCCGCTCTTGCTGTCTTCGCTGAAGGGCAAGGTGGTGTACATCGAGTTCTGGACCTCGTATCACACCGAGTGCGTGGAGCGGATGAAGGAGATTCAGAGGCTATTCGAGGCAACGGACCGAAATCACCTGGTGATCCTGCCCGTTACTGCGGAGAGCAATCTCATCGCGCAGGACTTTCTGCGGGCCCACCAGATGACTGTCCCGGCTTACACCGATAGTTCGGGGGCGGCCCATGCGACTTACCTGGTTCATGCGATGCCGCTGTCGGTGGTTGTGGACAAGAGCGGGACCGTGGTGGAGTACGTTCAGCCTGAGGGAGACTTCGCCAGCGTGCTCCAAGCCCTTCGCAAAGCCGGCATAGTGGTAAAGGGCTCTTCCAACAAGACCTGA
- the thyX gene encoding FAD-dependent thymidylate synthase: MASVGPMRVDLIFPSREVIREYYRGLIYLAARTCYSETPPHEIWQEYREGKTDPAKVIRVIDHVLSSGHHSTIEHISFTFAISGVSRALSHQLVRHRIGVAFDQQSQRYVKFKEAQQVVPPSIAEDEAAQASFEEVMRTDEEAYQRLLDLGMPAEDARFVLPNATTTNLIMTVNLRELIHMAGLRICLLAQWEIRQLFKLIRKELMAADEFFGRLVVPKCVPMGVCDEKRNEDGHCRVRPHRNAVLKVWDDYRAGRLRYVEAASERSGEAKRRK; this comes from the coding sequence TTGGCGTCCGTAGGCCCGATGCGCGTGGACCTTATCTTTCCCAGCCGGGAGGTGATCCGCGAATACTACCGCGGCCTGATCTACCTGGCCGCACGCACCTGCTACAGCGAGACGCCGCCCCACGAGATCTGGCAGGAGTATCGCGAGGGAAAGACGGACCCGGCGAAGGTGATCCGGGTGATCGACCACGTCCTTTCGTCCGGTCACCACAGCACCATCGAGCACATCTCGTTCACGTTCGCGATCTCGGGAGTGAGCCGAGCGCTATCGCATCAGCTCGTGCGCCACCGTATCGGGGTGGCGTTCGATCAGCAAAGCCAGCGCTATGTGAAGTTCAAGGAGGCCCAACAGGTTGTGCCGCCCTCCATCGCCGAAGACGAGGCAGCGCAAGCGAGTTTCGAGGAAGTGATGCGGACCGACGAGGAGGCATATCAGCGGCTACTCGATCTCGGCATGCCTGCAGAGGACGCGCGGTTCGTCCTGCCCAACGCGACGACCACCAATCTGATTATGACCGTGAACCTGCGAGAGCTGATCCACATGGCGGGGTTGCGGATCTGCCTGCTGGCGCAGTGGGAGATTCGGCAATTGTTCAAGCTTATTCGCAAGGAGCTGATGGCTGCGGACGAGTTCTTCGGCCGGCTGGTGGTGCCGAAGTGTGTGCCGATGGGGGTGTGCGACGAGAAGCGCAACGAGGACGGGCACTGCCGAGTTCGCCCGCACCGTAACGCGGTGCTGAAAGTCTGGGATGACTACCGTGCCGGGCGACTGCGCTACGTCGAAGCCGCATCGGAAAGGTCTGGCGAGGCGAAACGCCGAAAATAG
- a CDS encoding NAD-binding protein — protein MYVVLVGGGAIGAQVARRLRNEGHEFLMIEKSKSRAQYLQELFGADAVLHGDGCEVRVMAEAGIGRADVVAAITGDDEDNLVVCQMAKRRFNVKRTIARVIDPRHEELFRRLGVDVVISSTTIIYNLIEQEIETGEVLPIGALQGGGLEVAEAEITNRSPACGKAVGSLYFADGTAIVAVVREGRHMVATPDLVLRPGDVVVAIGPSTTSGHLHAQVAAPVGTAEVG, from the coding sequence ATGTACGTAGTGCTGGTTGGCGGAGGGGCGATTGGCGCCCAAGTTGCGAGGAGGTTGCGCAATGAGGGCCACGAGTTCCTGATGATCGAGAAGAGCAAGTCGCGTGCACAGTATCTCCAGGAGCTCTTCGGGGCCGATGCGGTGCTGCACGGTGACGGTTGCGAAGTGCGAGTCATGGCGGAGGCGGGTATCGGCAGGGCCGACGTCGTCGCGGCGATCACCGGTGATGACGAGGACAATCTCGTCGTGTGCCAGATGGCGAAACGGCGGTTCAACGTAAAGCGAACCATTGCCAGGGTGATTGACCCGCGCCATGAGGAGTTGTTCCGTCGACTCGGCGTGGATGTCGTGATCAGCAGCACCACCATCATCTATAACCTGATCGAACAGGAGATAGAGACCGGGGAGGTGCTGCCCATCGGGGCGTTGCAGGGTGGGGGGCTGGAGGTGGCCGAGGCCGAGATCACGAACCGCTCGCCCGCCTGTGGTAAAGCGGTTGGTAGCCTCTACTTCGCGGACGGCACTGCTATCGTGGCAGTCGTTCGAGAAGGCAGGCACATGGTGGCAACGCCTGATCTGGTGTTGCGGCCAGGCGATGTAGTAGTTGCCATCGGGCCTTCCACGACGAGCGGACACCTGCACGCACAGGTTGCAGCACCGGTGGGGACAGCCGAGGTTGGGTAG
- a CDS encoding TrkA family potassium uptake protein, which translates to MKIVIAGCGRTGSTLAKLLSSEGHSIAVVDLQRDSFRRFGKTPPANIKTVTGNVLDEDVLEEANTAKADAFFACTQGDNTNIMAMQIARDRFGIPRVGGKINDPIRGEEYRKLGFFTISECLILGGVFADWLHEREMRPVEEYILASAGK; encoded by the coding sequence GTGAAGATCGTGATCGCAGGATGCGGGCGGACCGGATCCACGCTTGCCAAATTGCTCAGCAGCGAAGGCCATAGCATCGCTGTTGTGGACCTCCAACGCGATTCGTTTCGGCGATTCGGCAAGACCCCGCCGGCGAACATCAAGACCGTGACCGGAAACGTGCTCGACGAGGACGTGCTCGAGGAGGCCAACACGGCGAAGGCGGACGCCTTCTTCGCCTGCACTCAAGGGGACAACACGAACATCATGGCGATGCAGATCGCGCGAGACCGATTCGGAATCCCACGCGTAGGGGGCAAGATCAACGACCCGATCCGGGGCGAGGAGTACAGGAAACTAGGGTTCTTCACAATCAGTGAATGCCTGATTCTGGGCGGTGTGTTTGCGGACTGGCTCCATGAGCGCGAGATGCGTCCCGTGGAGGAGTACATCCTCGCTTCAGCGGGCAAGTGA
- a CDS encoding zf-HC2 domain-containing protein, whose amino-acid sequence MIFIRRGCARFRADISLLHDGYLSESRRKRLEKHLAMCEPCRVQRDLIHRLSQELSASADVVPSPDFDDHVVSALRLAGLQRPSWTHWRQFSVAATAAAVLMTAVLQYAALGESPNRPSASPDASANVRPDDLLEQYKLDRNSPLWYHRDLPVEENKEKHEPTRATG is encoded by the coding sequence TTGATCTTCATTCGCAGAGGGTGTGCTCGATTTCGAGCCGACATAAGCCTTTTGCATGACGGTTACCTTTCGGAGTCGCGAAGGAAGCGGCTGGAGAAGCACCTCGCGATGTGCGAGCCTTGCCGCGTGCAGAGGGATCTCATTCATAGGTTATCCCAGGAGTTGTCGGCATCGGCCGACGTCGTTCCTTCACCCGATTTCGACGATCATGTGGTGTCCGCGTTGAGGCTTGCTGGCCTGCAGAGGCCGAGCTGGACGCATTGGAGGCAGTTCTCGGTCGCCGCGACGGCTGCTGCCGTTTTGATGACCGCCGTCCTGCAGTATGCGGCACTCGGTGAGTCGCCGAACCGTCCTTCCGCATCGCCCGATGCCAGCGCAAATGTTCGGCCAGACGATCTGCTCGAACAGTACAAGCTCGATCGCAACTCGCCGCTGTGGTACCACCGAGACCTTCCGGTGGAGGAGAACAAGGAAAAACACGAGCCGACGCGAGCTACCGGATAG
- a CDS encoding sigma-70 family RNA polymerase sigma factor gives MGWTFQDPTSVLRANVWGFCARLPNVTAMEAHPQGFAQAAIRAEEADLVRRCRSGDEVALRCLIARYRARLVRIAVGLIHDRSEAEDVAQDAFVKAFRDLSRLRDDCAFGGFLYRIVVRLCVDRLRVRRADLTPFDAVVEYGRGSIETRLLVRQLLEELPPELKATLVLREMEGLSYDEVATATGVPVGTVRSRLHAARERFRRLWVSAMKEDQN, from the coding sequence GTGGGTTGGACGTTCCAGGACCCGACATCGGTCCTGCGAGCGAACGTTTGGGGTTTCTGTGCACGTCTTCCCAATGTGACCGCTATGGAAGCGCATCCTCAGGGTTTTGCGCAGGCCGCCATTCGAGCCGAAGAGGCGGACCTGGTACGGCGTTGCCGAAGCGGCGATGAAGTAGCACTGCGATGCCTCATCGCCCGCTATCGCGCGCGGCTGGTGCGCATCGCGGTCGGGCTAATCCATGATCGTTCTGAGGCCGAGGACGTTGCGCAGGACGCCTTCGTCAAGGCCTTTCGCGACCTCAGCCGTCTTCGAGACGACTGCGCCTTCGGCGGCTTCCTGTATCGTATCGTCGTCAGGTTGTGCGTGGACAGACTTCGAGTCCGCCGCGCAGATCTGACACCCTTTGACGCCGTCGTGGAATACGGGCGGGGCTCCATAGAGACGCGACTTCTTGTCCGGCAACTCTTGGAGGAGCTGCCGCCGGAACTCAAAGCGACGCTCGTCCTGCGGGAGATGGAGGGGCTGAGCTACGACGAGGTTGCTACCGCCACGGGTGTGCCGGTTGGCACGGTGCGTTCCCGGCTTCATGCTGCGCGGGAACGTTTCCGGCGACTGTGGGTTTCGGCAATGAAGGAGGACCAGAATTGA
- a CDS encoding glycosyltransferase family 39 protein has product MHDREAAFRRRLTLWLLVALLLRLANVVTLEQAISDEQAYLKIASNLVRGDGFHEGGVVAYRYPAYVGFMAGFFEVFGEKREPVVVAQALMGVATILLFGLVVRRRLGDVAALFSVAVLSVYVPFVRLAGRMYTENLFFLLVLLVWWLLERPGRPRLGQVVLAGVLCGLAVLTREAFLPMALLYVIARVATSSTRRDEAKGMAVFLACAVLTVAPWTLRNYMLFERIVPVTSNGWFNLYMGNSAIADGRYPERAGEILWSWPAGEPRRSKYLEMDLADRFRTEVLRFWREDTGRALELVGVKALLLITPPHMLDVTLTGKVAELAAVVWSVMWGLMILLAVYGFVRGPMPFRETLWPWTLAAMAVLSCLATYVIARYRFPLELAMVYFAANGFIAALTPVRRASEPDRLVATGG; this is encoded by the coding sequence CGCCTCGCAAACGTTGTCACACTCGAACAGGCCATCAGCGACGAGCAGGCCTATCTCAAGATCGCGTCCAACCTCGTGCGGGGCGATGGCTTCCACGAGGGCGGGGTGGTTGCCTACCGGTACCCGGCTTACGTCGGCTTCATGGCGGGTTTCTTCGAGGTGTTCGGCGAGAAACGGGAGCCAGTGGTGGTCGCGCAGGCGTTGATGGGTGTGGCGACGATCCTGCTCTTCGGGCTCGTGGTGCGGCGCAGGCTGGGTGACGTCGCAGCCCTCTTCTCGGTAGCCGTCCTGTCCGTGTACGTTCCGTTCGTGCGTTTGGCGGGCAGGATGTATACCGAGAACCTGTTCTTCCTACTAGTGCTGCTCGTGTGGTGGTTGCTGGAGCGGCCAGGTCGCCCGAGACTCGGGCAGGTGGTGCTGGCCGGTGTGCTCTGTGGCCTGGCAGTCCTGACCCGCGAGGCGTTTCTGCCGATGGCTTTGCTGTATGTAATCGCCAGAGTAGCCACTTCGTCTACGCGGCGAGACGAGGCGAAGGGGATGGCCGTTTTCCTCGCCTGCGCCGTACTGACCGTCGCCCCGTGGACGCTCCGCAACTACATGCTGTTCGAACGGATCGTGCCGGTGACCAGCAACGGCTGGTTCAACCTGTACATGGGCAATAGCGCCATTGCCGACGGTAGGTATCCGGAGAGGGCCGGAGAGATCCTCTGGTCGTGGCCCGCCGGCGAGCCGCGTCGGTCGAAGTACCTCGAGATGGACCTTGCCGATCGCTTCCGGACTGAGGTGCTCCGGTTTTGGAGGGAAGATACCGGGCGGGCACTGGAGCTGGTGGGTGTGAAGGCGTTGTTGCTGATCACTCCACCCCACATGCTGGACGTGACGCTGACCGGCAAGGTGGCCGAGCTGGCTGCAGTCGTGTGGTCGGTGATGTGGGGGCTGATGATCCTGTTGGCTGTATACGGATTCGTGCGTGGGCCGATGCCCTTCCGGGAGACCCTGTGGCCATGGACGCTGGCCGCGATGGCGGTCCTGTCGTGCCTCGCAACGTACGTCATTGCGCGCTACCGGTTTCCGCTGGAACTTGCGATGGTTTACTTCGCGGCCAACGGATTTATTGCGGCATTGACGCCGGTGCGTAGGGCATCGGAGCCGGATAGGTTGGTTGCTACCGGAGGCTAG